From the Xiphophorus hellerii strain 12219 chromosome 20, Xiphophorus_hellerii-4.1, whole genome shotgun sequence genome, the window catggCTGTGATAATTACCTGCACGGTTCCTCCCCACATCAGCAAGAATGTTAAATtaatcctggaaaaaaaacccagcaaaaaaaacctcttgcatacaaaaatacatcagatctaacatttcaaaaatagtCTGTTATCACAGATCTACATGAATGcatcttaataaattagaatatctttgaaaatgtaGTTTATTTCATATAATCGAATTCAGAAGGTGAAACTCCTTTTCATTACactaatatttaattaatatttaaagtgttcatttcttttaattttgatgGTTGTggctttcagttaaaaaaacccccagaaaatttaaatattacatacagtcaaggaaaaaaaactatttataaacAGATATGTTATGGTCACAATATAGATTTCCACAATCATAGAGAATTAAAAAACCAAAGTATCTGACCGATCATATCGCAATGTATCCGAGTCTCTTAATGGAAAGTTAGGTggaaagaaaatctgtgaaaaaagtgCACAAATCAACTGGGATAACTTCAGCGTTGAAAGGATTGTGAATAGTTTGGGGGAAATGGTGAAGAGGCATCTGGAACTCACTCTTTGTGCTGAACCATAGGCAACATCAGAAGTGTCTTATctgctctaaaaaaaaaaagatacgtGTAACCAAGTCATTACTCTTCCCCCAGTCCACCCGAGCCTCCTGAAGACCCAGCACCTCCGTATTATGGTGCACTAATTCAGTAATTCATACAAAAGGAGCCCTGACTTTTCAGTACAGtgacatttctgcattaaaaatcCATTTCCACCTAACTTTCATTTTCTGAGGAACTGAATGTTGTAATAGCTGTAAACTAAATCCAtcaacatttacagaaataaacacttgaaatataaCCCAGTGCATAATGAATAATAAGTGAATTACTGAAACAGCATCTCTGTTcaaatatattctaatttactgagccGAACCTCGCTGCTCTATGACGGATAAAATATCTCAGACAAACAGCTGAAATTACAACAAGTTCACTAAACAAAGTGGCTGCTATCGCGGTGCCAGATGCATGCAGATGAGACTCTGCACTGCAGGGAGAGAACAGTAGAGACCGTAAAGCATGAAGCGAccgttttgtgtttatttgtgtgtgtaggtgtgtgaaCCTTCAGCCATATTGATTCgtacagagagaaaacagcttGATGTGCAGCTGCTGCATGCAGGGATGTTGAACAAGTTCCCAGTCTGTTCAGGCAGTCGGCCTTCGTCTCCTTCTCATTactccatccatccttcctgaAATCAACCCTGAAAAGTGCCGTTCAAAGACCCCCTCTTCTATTGCAATGGATTTTCTGCCACATGTTGCAGCTGTTACGATGCACTGATGACTATTAAGTTAGAAAGTATTTGCAGTTTGACACTGACAGGACAGCGGGGCGTAGGGAGGCGATTTTTGAAGATGAGGAACGGATGGTCTGAAGTCACAGGCAGAAGAGGCGAGAACCTTTGCCGCCGTCCTCGTCCTCCCCCTCCGGGATGCGGGGCAGCATGGCCGAGCGGGTCAAACCCCAAAAGCGAGGCGGAGACAAGTCCTTCTTGGTGGCCGTGAACTTCCAGCCCATGTGAGAGCCGCAGGTCCGGCACTGAGCGATGGTCCAGGCGTACCTGAGAGGAAAGAGAAATTAAACGATAAGTCATCATTTATGTGTAGTGTAATGTTCCTAGAAATCttattcactttaaaaatccACCCTTTTCCAAAGTGGTCTCAGTTGTACATATTGTCATATATGTACAGCTGTAAATACAAAAACTCACAAGACAATTGGATGAGgaataaagtctgaaaatatATGTCTGTTATcgttttttccatctttatcCAGTCCTGGAATCCAGCATGAAGTATCAGATTATCTTAGTGGTCAATAGGAAAACACACCTGAGAAGCTaaaagttgataaaaaaaaaaaaaagcttttaaaagtaTTCTGTATAAATAACGAGATCAGTCCAGTACTGAGGTCCTTACACTGGCTACTTATAGAGTTTATAATCTCCCTAACAAAGCATTTACTAGTAAAAGTCTGGACTACCTCTCTGATCTTCTTCAATGATATAATCCACTAAGACCTTTAAGATAATCTGAATAAAATCTACTAACCACTTTAAGAGTTAAAaccaaacacaaagcagaatcACTTTTCATGCACCAAACATTTGGAAGAAGCTTCCTGTACGCTGCATTAATGCTCCCAACAaggctaaaaatatttttatttgatgttgcaTACGCTTcacctagtttttttttttactttatcttaAAATCTGTGTAatctaaatgtttcaatttgttttatcttaatgTATGTTGCTGTTAACTTCAACACATAAGCAGTTTTAGTTGCTTTTGCTCAAaaagtgctacataaataaGGTTACAATGCCTTAATAAGAACATAATTGCACAAGAAAGCTTTTCTTAACTCTAATCCCACTGACTGAATTTGCCTCAAGAGCCTCTGTCCAAACAGctctttgtttttggaaatcttTACTGAATTTCTGTTCGGTCACGTACACCTTTCCTTTAGTGGTGTGTAGTTTTACACACCACTAAAGCAGAGGGAGTGTTATTTTGACCCCTCAAAGTCTCAGTCAGGATGTTTTGACTGAGACTGAGACAAAAGATATGTGCAGCTCTGCATGAATAAATCCCAGTCCAGAATCTAAATCATTGGATCTAattcatttaactttaaaagtaCACTCACCAGAGTTCATCTACAGTGAAAATGAATTATTCAATAATTCAAACACACTAGCAAAGGACAAAATCAAAGTCTCCATGTCTTGTAATTCCCAAACTCCCTACTGAGACCTGCACCaaaaaaatgcaccaaattCTGAACAGACCAACACAGATTGAGTGAAATGCAGATCATCTAAAagaaatggtgaagaaaaaaagaggaacagtGACTCTGCACTGCTGCCTTTACACAGACAGGGCAGggttgttatatttttaaagtaaaccaATGCTTTTGgtctcaaaaacattttgttcctcTGCAGCAGTAAATTTTATCCATTTAGAAATACAACTCCGTGAAGGTTTTACAGTTTGTGCAGCGTCTCGACCTTCCCTAGAGCTGAAGCTCCATCTTTGTGTTGGTAGCCATTGTGTTTGTCGCAGAAGatcctgtttaaataaaaaggtgAAGGCACTTCTGACCAGAGCAGATATGAAGCAGagggaaaacacaaacactggtGAATTCATGCTGACTTctaaacacatttaacaaaagtttaaggtcagaggtcaactgAACACAGTGAGAGTTACCCTGGAAACCAGCTGTGCAGTGTGGAGGGCCTGCCGACCAGGTTCAGGTTGTTGGCTTTGTAGACAGTCAGCGTTTCATGAACGTAACCGTGAGGGTTGACGTATGCCGCCATGGGGCCGTACAAAGACAAGCTGGTGGAGGAGAAACAGGCAACAAGTCATTAGCTGAGAAACTCACTGAAGACTTaacaaataattacatttaaatataagcGATAATTCTGCTGTGTCTGAGTACAGCAGTTTGTTCAACAACCTCAGATTGCATGGTTATGTACGGTTAACAATCACAAACAactgttttcagtcacattttgtAAACTAGTGGATTCAAACTTAAACTGGACTTTCCTTTTTGAGTCCAAACCTGATCTTAGCCACCAAGTTCACAGAGCTCAGGAAGAGTAGTGATAGTAGCGAAGTAAAGGTGAAGAAAATGGGGGTTAATACCAACAGgctaataaaaatcacattatcatgttttcacaaattttaaatcaaaccttaaaatcaactttttacttaagtaaatcTAAAATTCTGCCTCAGCCTAAGCTGCTTTggtaatttaccaaaataaatgtgaaacatgttaaaaagatttaaatagagGCTCTATTAAGCTTTTTCCTCTCTCACATGTTACTGTTTTTctaaattcaaaacatttactGCTTTTGCACAACGTGAGTTTGATATTTAGTATCACTGATTTGGCCAAAAGGATGCAGGAACCTGAAacagagttaaaataaaatgcattttgaatttACGCAGCACTAAATTTGCTctgtgatggcatagttactttaaaaaagtaactttaatcagattactgattactccttgaaaaagtaacttagttagattactgactacttgatttggaaagtaactaagttacattaaaagtaacttttttagttaacttcagcagctgctaacaacgcTCCGCctcctgtgaaaattacattgatctttgtcAATACTTAAtggcaagttattttataattgaTTATAATAATCAACAATGTGcctccacttataaggttgaactgaagaggagattttttaatagttacagtacaaaaaaaacgttagtaatttgtgtgtgtttctgtgtggtccactattgtctggaaaactctaagaaggattttaaaggCCCCATCATTCCCCCAACCTCCAGGttgtgcgttacggccctgcgtttgcTGTCAGCGCACAgcgctcctcctgcggctccacaacTCGGCTGTcccgctgcacagatttgtgacacttctcttaatattaatgattataatggcgtttagttgcacaactttacggactcgttcattcgtggctgttttcacgtttattgcgctgatcatattagtctcgatgtttgcaggtttctggaGCGCAACGCGAAGCTCGACGTCATTCAGGCAATATATTAACttaacattaacaaagacacagcgggacggatcatccgggaaatgatggacagggagagcctgactaaaactacctTAATGACGGACAAATTCTGGGATTTATTAAGAGtcgcttatttccaagcccaaagccgcttataataatcagacttggcgacagaaactcaaaaaatttcctgtttttccaccaacaaaatgcgcatctccctcttccctccattgtttacatttatgtagctgctgatactgtcgcatagaaacggCGGTCACTCGACAAGACGGATAgcggaaataaaattaaattacaaaagaagaTAGTAACGCACAGTAACGCAACgtgatttcgataagtaactgtagtctgactactggatttgaaatagcaacgcgttagattactccttactgaaaaaagtggtccgacgtcagtaacgcgttactgacatcactgccTGTTACATAATCACATGTACATATTTTGCTAACAAAATCCTAACTATAaaatttgttgtgtttattcaaaaataatacaataaaactAGAAACATGTTTCAATGctgtaaatatataatttcagATACTTTGATGCGACTCTTTGGATCAAATATGAGACGTTCaagctttttccttttttttttcaaaaacatcacTGCTGTCAAGATTTTCCCAGATGAAATTATGTCAtatgtaattatgtttttcttagaTCCCTAATTGAAAATGCACTAGCAAGACAGTTATTATTTCTGAATGCATCACAGATCTCGCAGCACACATAATCGCTGGTTAACTCTGATGATCTTGGTGACTAAACCACACTTTTGTCTGGAAAAATATCCATCGCGGCTCTGGACAATTTCCCAGcgtctttgtgtgtttctgctgaACAAAGAGGTGACCCAAAACACATCACAGGCGGCTGGAAAATGACATTAGATAACAGAGACTGTCGGTGTGGAGGTGCCATGTTTACTCATGACGTAACTCTGAATCTATACAACTTCCAGGCAAACGAACCTCAACCACAATGCGTTTGTAATGGCAGTGATTACAGAGGGAAAAGGTTTGctttattctgcttttttataaaataaaacagccaaCTTTTGTGTGGATAGATGTACAAATTGCACATTTTAAGAGCCTTGTAAGATTATTCAGACCTcaaacttttgcacattttgtaaaacaacaaaccataaaacaatttttaagcCATATATTGATTACAGCTTCATAATATAAGTCTCGAAAACCagtaaattgtaattttgtaaagaacgcTTAATGCGGGAACcggaagatattttaaacatccaaaaataaaacacagaaatcaataaaaaggaaataaaagccacacaTAGTCAAAAccataagtaaaataaaatatgatgtctctgtaaacaaaaatgtgaaatcacaatggaaatgattgagctcattttcatttatcgtgcaactaattgattaattgctttttgTGATGAGCTTAgagtcaaatgtttttcagcCTACAACAGATTTTCTCCAATGAACAACAGTGATTTGGCTCCATTCACCTTCACATCAACCACAAGCAGCTTACCACAGCATTATGCCGtctccaccatgttttactgtgggAATGGTGTGTCCAGCTGAGTCCAGGATGACGTGTATTACTAGTTTCCAGCACACGTGGCATTCCTTGTAGTCACTCCAACATTAACACCAGCTTTGTGAAGTGAAAGTCCAGTAGATGTCATGTTGACAGATTTTCCACCtgagttgtggatctctgcagctcttccagagttACTGTTAGCTGCTTTTCATATCAAAAGCCTCCTCGTCTGGCCGGTCAGATTAACCGGATGAacatttttttggtaaatttgcCTTTGTTCTGGacttttttgtgtcttttggaTTCAGCAGACATATGAGGTTTTCAAAGTGAAACTTCTTCACAACTTCAGGGAAACTTCTGATTTCAAAGGcattattgtgacatttagaaatagaaatcattttcaaactgacctaaaacaagaaaagtttggtctgatttaacttcagacaataagaaaaaaaggcgcatgtgtctttttattcagtgtatgtaaacctctggtttcaactgtatataTTTCATTCAAAGCACTACAACAGTTTCATTTAGTGTCTTATTTTAATCTCTTGACTCCTTTATGGACCTGGGGTTGCATTTCGGcccttatttttttatgtatttctcaatcagaaatccattaaaattacaattttgatatttaaattgAAAGAAGTCACAGCAAAATAAGTTCTCACCTGAAGATCTCATTCTTTGTCGTAATTTCTGTGTCTTGACACTGCTTACAGCACAGCGACGTACACTGAAGAGAAGACATAACACCAAATTAACACTCAATATGAGTCAAACGTTACCTCTGATAAATACCGATCGATGACTCTGATGAACAAAGCTGTAAAATTCATCTTAAACCTCCAGGCTTCAACAAGAGAAACTCAGGTGAAagcaagttttttaaaaataaacctgaacaCATCCACCTTACAAGTAAACAGAGCTGCCctctatttaaaatatgttggaaGAGTTACTTTAgcttttttactgcaaattatTTGTCTATTATCAACTTGGtataaaagacaacaaaaattgTGTCCTTGTACAACAGCTTAATGCTAATAATGCAAAcaatttgtttcaaaaaaagGATATGACCCTATTGGTGTTTTATCAAGTCAATCACAAACCTTTTCTATGACAGCTAAATATGAGGGTCATAATAACCTGAGCTACCATTAGTGGTCTCTATGTGTACTTAGAATCATCACTTGATCAGGACAGGAATGTGTAAATGTGGAGGCGACTGAGTTGATGAGAAGTAACTTTCCCTCAAACTATGGCTACAAAATGTTCTGCACAGAGCTGataaattactgaaatgaaTCATGCAGAACATTTGACAGTTTGTATCGACATGGAAGAACTTATAGACATTCCTGTCCTAACTCGCCCTGACACATACACAGGGTTTAAACATACAGAATAACCAGGATGACAAAGACCAGATGTAATGTGTAACATAATCACGTGAAGAAAGGCTGGAGTGACGCATTCAGAAAAAAGCTTCAATATTGTGTTCACCTTTCACCCCAAACACAATAAGCATCCCTCTGCCATATTTTCCAGCTGTTAAAATCAAATCAACCAACATTTACTTTTGTTTCATAGTAAATCAACTCTGGAATGAATCTTTGCAGCAACAAATTGTCTGCCGGCTGAGCCCAGCCCTGGAACTGGATCCCATCACAACATGAGGAAAATGATGTTGCAGCACAGGGACACTGTGACCTTTGCTTACCCGGTCCATGATGTCCAGCTCGCAGCGGAGTCTCTGGATGGCGCTGCCGATCTTGAGCAGCTGGAGCCGCAGAGCGTCATCTATGGGGAGACAGGCAGCCACCCTGTAGGAGAAGTCTGACACAAGCCAGACAGAAGCAGAGGAGATGGATGAAATAAACAGGAGAGAGCAAAGCGAGCACAAACAAGAGCCAGACACGCACGGACGTGCATGATCGATGAGCAGTAAACCGGAGAGTGGCTGACCTACGGCGTTTGTTGGGAGTGAGTCATCCTTCAGGTTCTCGTCCCATTCGTGGAGCTGCTTCTTCACTCTGTTCATGAGTGACTCCTGCGAGGTTGAGCCACGGGAACAAAGGTGTACATTCAGTTCTGTGAGATGTTCCTTAGAGAATAATGGGCCGTGTTGTATAAGTGGATTGCAGCACTCACAGAGTCGTAGAGAGAGTAGACCCAGGGAGGCCATGGAGTCAGGATGGCACAGTGAAACTTCCTCTGTAAACAGAAACGAATCCACCAGatcttcagtttttaatttaactctCCTGGTTCTGGTATGAAGTGAGGCATACACATTTGTCTGTTCACGGAGAAGCGTCTGACCTGCTGGCTCAACCAGCGCTGGGCCTGTTTgcagctctgagctctgagttTGGAGGAGGGGGACATGTGGAGCCTTGAAGGTGGCGTCAACTGCACAGCAGAGAGCGGGTCTGGAAGGATCCGTTCGGGCAGGATCTGCACTTTGGCCTGTCTGATTCTGAGAGACACAGAAGGAAGGTGATGAATCGCAGCACAAACATGTGATGTCTGGAGTAAATGTTAGGAAGTGTATGACAGGAAGTATGTAAAAAGTGAGAGCTGCTGCAACAAGAAAGCCAGCAAAGAGCAATAAAACTTACGTAACtggtacaaaataaatttaatacagattaaacaa encodes:
- the crbn gene encoding protein cereblon codes for the protein MADEGGGGDNVNNNMGNHLQLLPDNEEEEEEDDMETEDRDSDEAEKPSTITFDPSLPTSHAYLGSDMEEFHGRTVHDDDSCQTIPVLPHTAVMLVPGQTLPLQLFRPQEVSMMRSVIQKDRTFAVLAHSDAGEPEAEFGTTAEIYAYREEQEYGIETVKVKAVGRQRFKVHEIRTQADGIRQAKVQILPERILPDPLSAVQLTPPSRLHMSPSSKLRAQSCKQAQRWLSQQRKFHCAILTPWPPWVYSLYDSESLMNRVKKQLHEWDENLKDDSLPTNAVDFSYRVAACLPIDDALRLQLLKIGSAIQRLRCELDIMDRCTSLCCKQCQDTEITTKNEIFSLSLYGPMAAYVNPHGYVHETLTVYKANNLNLVGRPSTLHSWFPGYAWTIAQCRTCGSHMGWKFTATKKDLSPPRFWGLTRSAMLPRIPEGEDEDGGKGSRLFCL